The Myxococcota bacterium genome has a segment encoding these proteins:
- a CDS encoding thrombospondin type 3 repeat-containing protein — MKAGWMTMPLAFVATFAFMFVVGTSGAGPDADTDGDGVQDNIDNCSAKANASQTDTDHDGYGNACDADFTNDGTVGAPDFAVLLSTFTKSEGAVGYVPAVDCNDDGVVGAPDFACLLSQFAGVPGPEGRGCGNTTGAECPAPALPF; from the coding sequence ATGAAAGCCGGCTGGATGACGATGCCGCTCGCATTCGTCGCGACGTTCGCCTTCATGTTCGTCGTCGGGACGTCCGGGGCAGGCCCGGACGCGGACACGGACGGTGATGGCGTCCAGGACAACATCGACAACTGCAGCGCGAAGGCCAACGCGTCGCAGACGGACACGGACCACGACGGCTACGGCAACGCCTGCGATGCCGACTTCACGAACGACGGTACGGTCGGCGCCCCCGACTTCGCCGTCCTGCTGTCGACCTTCACGAAGTCCGAGGGTGCCGTCGGCTACGTGCCCGCCGTCGACTGCAACGACGATGGCGTGGTCGGTGCTCCCGACTTCGCGTGCCTGCTCTCGCAGTTCGCCGGAGTTCCCGGTCCCGAGGGCCGCGGCTGCGGCAACACCACGGGCGCCGAGTGCCCGGCCCCGGCGCTGCCCTTCTAG